The following are encoded in a window of Pseudomonas sp. JQ170C genomic DNA:
- the cgtA gene encoding Obg family GTPase CgtA yields the protein MKFVDEVSIRVKAGDGGNGCMSFRREKFIENGGPNGGDGGDGGSVFMVADENLNTLVDYRYTRHFEAQRGSNGGSTDCTGKKGDDLILRVPVGTTVIDSATQEVIGDLVKPGQKLMVVQGGWHGLGNTRFKSSTNRAPRQTTPGKPGEQRDLKLEMKVLADVGLLGLPNAGKSTFIRSVSAAKPKVADYPFTTLVPNLGVVSVDRWKSFVIADIPGLIEGASDGAGLGIRFLKHLARTRLLLHLVDLAPLDESSSADAAEVIVNELTRFSPSLAERDRWLVLNKTDMLMDDERDERVKEVVERLQWDGPVYVISAISKQGTEQLSRDIMRYLEDRADRLANDPAYAEELADLDQRIEDEARAQLQALDDARALRRSGVKSVHDIGDDDDDDWDDDDEDGPEIIYVRD from the coding sequence ATGAAGTTTGTTGACGAAGTATCGATCCGGGTCAAAGCCGGTGATGGCGGTAACGGTTGCATGAGCTTCCGCCGCGAAAAATTCATCGAGAACGGCGGTCCCAACGGCGGTGACGGTGGCGACGGCGGCTCGGTGTTCATGGTTGCCGACGAAAACCTCAACACCCTGGTCGACTACCGCTACACCCGTCATTTCGAGGCCCAGCGCGGCTCCAATGGCGGCAGCACCGACTGCACCGGGAAGAAGGGCGACGACCTGATCCTGCGCGTGCCGGTCGGTACCACCGTGATCGACTCCGCCACCCAGGAAGTCATCGGCGACCTGGTCAAGCCGGGCCAGAAACTGATGGTGGTCCAGGGCGGCTGGCACGGCCTGGGCAACACCCGTTTCAAATCCAGTACCAACCGTGCGCCACGCCAGACCACTCCGGGCAAGCCCGGTGAGCAGCGTGACCTGAAGCTGGAAATGAAAGTGCTGGCCGACGTTGGCCTGCTGGGCTTGCCGAACGCCGGCAAGAGTACCTTCATCCGCTCGGTCTCGGCCGCCAAGCCGAAAGTCGCCGACTACCCGTTCACCACCCTGGTGCCGAACCTGGGCGTGGTCAGCGTCGACCGCTGGAAAAGCTTCGTCATTGCCGACATTCCCGGCCTGATCGAAGGCGCCTCCGACGGTGCCGGCCTGGGTATCCGCTTCCTCAAGCACCTGGCCCGTACCCGCCTGTTGCTGCACCTCGTCGACCTCGCGCCGCTGGATGAAAGCAGCAGCGCCGATGCCGCCGAAGTGATCGTCAACGAGCTGACCCGCTTCAGCCCGTCGCTGGCCGAGCGTGACCGCTGGCTGGTACTGAACAAGACCGACATGCTGATGGACGACGAGCGTGACGAGCGGGTCAAGGAAGTGGTCGAGCGCCTGCAGTGGGACGGTCCGGTCTATGTGATCTCGGCCATCTCCAAGCAGGGCACCGAGCAGCTCAGCCGCGACATCATGCGCTACCTCGAAGACCGTGCCGATCGCCTGGCCAACGACCCGGCCTACGCCGAAGAGCTGGCTGACCTGGATCAGCGCATCGAAGACGAAGCCCGTGCCCAGCTGCAAGCCCTGGACGATGCCCGTGCCCTGCGCCGCAGCGGCGTGAAGAGCGTTCACGACATCGGCGACGACGATGACGACGACTGGGATGATGACGACGAAGACGGTCCGGAAATCATTTACGTGCGCGACTGA
- the rplU gene encoding 50S ribosomal protein L21 has translation MYAVIVTGGKQYKVAEGEYLKIEKLEVATGESVTFDRVLLVANGDDVNIGAPVVAGAKVVAEVISQGRHDKVRIIKFRRRKHHMKRMGHRQWFTEIKITGISA, from the coding sequence ATGTACGCAGTAATTGTTACCGGTGGCAAGCAGTACAAAGTCGCCGAAGGTGAATACCTGAAAATCGAAAAACTGGAAGTCGCCACTGGCGAATCCGTGACTTTCGACCGCGTTCTGTTGGTTGCCAATGGCGACGACGTGAACATCGGCGCTCCAGTCGTTGCTGGTGCAAAGGTTGTTGCTGAAGTGATCTCGCAAGGTCGTCACGACAAAGTGCGCATCATCAAGTTCCGCCGCCGTAAGCACCACATGAAGCGTATGGGCCACCGCCAGTGGTTCACCGAAATCAAGATCACCGGTATTTCGGCGTAA
- the proB gene encoding glutamate 5-kinase — MRSKVTGAQRWVVKIGSALLTADGKGLDRTAMGVWVEQMVALHEAGVELVLVSSGAVAAGMSRLGWSKRPSAMNELQAAASIGQMGLVQAWESSFAEHDKHTAQILLTHDDLSDRKRYLNARSTLRTLVELGVVPVINENDTVVTDEIRFGDNDTLAALVANLVEADLLVILTDRDGMFDADPRNNPDAQLIYEARADDPSLDAVAGGTGGALGRGGMQTKLRAARLAARSGAHTIIVGGRLERVLDRLKAGERLGTLLSPERGMLAARKQWLAGHLQTRGTLVLDAGAVQALRQANKSLLPVGVKTVQGSFRRGEMVVCVGPDGMEVARGLANYSALEAQKIIGQSSEAIESLLGYIAEPELVHRDNLILV; from the coding sequence ATGCGGAGCAAGGTGACGGGTGCGCAGCGCTGGGTAGTGAAGATCGGCAGTGCCCTGCTGACAGCAGATGGCAAAGGCCTCGATCGCACGGCCATGGGCGTCTGGGTCGAGCAGATGGTGGCGTTGCATGAGGCGGGTGTCGAATTGGTGCTGGTATCGTCCGGGGCGGTTGCCGCCGGGATGAGCCGGCTGGGCTGGTCCAAGCGACCCAGTGCCATGAATGAGCTGCAAGCGGCGGCCTCGATTGGCCAGATGGGCCTGGTCCAGGCCTGGGAGTCGAGCTTCGCCGAGCACGACAAGCACACTGCGCAGATTCTCCTGACCCACGACGACCTGTCGGACCGCAAGCGCTACCTCAACGCGCGCAGTACCCTGCGCACGCTGGTGGAGCTGGGCGTGGTGCCGGTGATCAACGAAAACGACACCGTGGTGACCGACGAGATCCGTTTCGGTGATAACGACACCCTGGCGGCCCTGGTGGCCAACCTGGTCGAAGCCGACCTGCTGGTGATCCTCACGGACCGCGACGGCATGTTCGACGCCGACCCGCGCAACAACCCCGATGCCCAACTGATCTATGAAGCCCGCGCCGACGATCCGAGCCTGGATGCGGTCGCTGGCGGTACCGGTGGCGCGCTGGGCCGTGGCGGCATGCAGACCAAGCTGCGCGCTGCGCGCCTGGCGGCCCGTTCCGGTGCCCACACCATCATCGTCGGTGGTCGCCTGGAGCGCGTGCTCGATCGCCTCAAGGCTGGCGAGCGCCTGGGCACCTTGCTGTCGCCGGAGCGCGGCATGCTCGCTGCGCGCAAGCAGTGGCTGGCCGGGCACCTGCAGACCCGTGGCACCCTGGTGCTCGATGCCGGTGCCGTTCAAGCCCTGCGCCAGGCCAACAAGAGCCTGCTGCCGGTCGGCGTCAAAACCGTGCAGGGGAGTTTCCGCCGTGGCGAGATGGTCGTCTGTGTCGGTCCGGACGGTATGGAAGTCGCCCGCGGCCTGGCCAACTACAGCGCCCTGGAAGCACAGAAGATCATCGGCCAGTCTTCCGAGGCCATCGAGAGCCTGCTGGGCTACATCGCCGAGCCTGAGCTGGTTCATCGCGACAACCTGATTCTGGTCTGA
- a CDS encoding zinc ribbon domain-containing protein YjdM, producing the protein MSTLPPCPKCNSEYTYEDGTQLICPECAHEWSAAGDAEAVSDEAVKKDSVGNVLQDGDTITVIKDLKVKGTSLVVKVGTKVKNIRLCDGDHDIDCKIDGIGPMKLKSEFVRKV; encoded by the coding sequence GTGAGCACTTTGCCACCCTGCCCTAAATGCAACTCCGAATACACCTACGAAGACGGCACCCAGCTGATCTGCCCCGAGTGCGCACACGAGTGGTCTGCCGCCGGTGACGCCGAAGCAGTGAGCGACGAAGCGGTCAAGAAGGATTCGGTAGGCAACGTCCTGCAGGACGGCGACACCATCACCGTGATCAAGGACCTGAAGGTCAAAGGCACGTCGCTGGTGGTCAAGGTCGGCACCAAGGTCAAGAACATCCGCCTGTGCGATGGCGACCATGACATCGACTGCAAGATCGACGGCATCGGTCCGATGAAGCTCAAGTCGGAGTTCGTCCGCAAGGTCTGA
- the mksF gene encoding Mks condensin complex protein MksF yields the protein MSQERYGIRRFALLNTAGYSLGLFPLEHPLSVYGANNLGKSASINALQFPILARMSDMSFGKYSLEQSRRFYFASDTSYILCEVNLPHGPHVIGVVGRGPGGGFGHQFFAYAGELDLAHYQKNDTCLRQKELFSNLERNGLKAYELKPDELRRLLVGGHTSIPLDLTLIPLRSTSEQSLKTFRALFINLLHMREITAAKLKQLFLDAFEHSLRSGSVDYIAACEEAFRDVRRMEQDYNSLVAAGPLVEALANGVTQRDILRGKLHRLSPLLDSLLGTWQDYASARKEELVIQAEHYKNEQDSLQNDQRGGTQELMRLEREITGIQRWLGELSVLKHRFALVDDVKVLEQQLLAAKDAHDELAGALAQSRQFSAEDLEERLRDLEKRLKSVKQQLDHADNNSYARLREEFSQQDVERLMRLFNGALFSLPLGERGIELDDSDLWVKSLEAVLDGFKGERFEVPGLSIDLSHIEPPALQALADRAALRDQKERLEKELKQLKTQQAVAADRAASKTQTETLYQQVLDAQKALEDFRRTQTLSAEEGDKLEQLAQMEAAQDELKRSSDAFTERVQQLSAKLQLVGRQIADMEAKQRTLDDALRRRQLLPADLPFGTPFMESVDDSMDNLLPLLNDYQDSWQSLLRVDGQIEALYAQVRLKGVAKFDSEDDMERRLQLLINAYAHRTDEALTLGKARRAAVTDIARTLRNIRSDYDSLEHQLALFNREINKRQVSNLESFRIVLAPNKEALKHIDQIIHSAGQYEEGETLSVFDLSASAEQDNKNEEAKEYLARLVASNHNQLGLKDLFELAFEITKVNGQPVIHTDIDGAASNGTTMTIKALTNMYLLLHLMDRDLAGRVRLPYYLDEAADIDERNQAALLETSLQLGFVPILASVKPQVSAHVAIDLEGGSGPNGIYIDEADWKFISRLDEVKAVVREEEEEASV from the coding sequence ATGAGCCAGGAACGCTACGGCATTCGCCGCTTTGCACTGCTCAATACCGCCGGCTACAGCCTGGGCCTGTTCCCGCTGGAACACCCGCTGTCGGTCTACGGCGCCAACAACCTGGGTAAATCCGCCTCGATCAACGCCCTGCAGTTCCCGATCCTGGCGCGCATGTCGGACATGAGTTTCGGCAAGTACAGCCTGGAACAGTCCCGGCGCTTCTACTTTGCCAGCGACACCAGCTACATCCTCTGCGAGGTCAACCTGCCCCACGGCCCGCATGTGATCGGTGTGGTCGGTCGCGGCCCGGGTGGCGGCTTCGGTCACCAGTTCTTTGCCTATGCCGGCGAGCTGGACCTGGCCCACTACCAGAAGAACGACACCTGCCTGCGCCAGAAAGAACTGTTCAGCAACCTGGAGCGCAACGGCCTCAAGGCCTACGAGCTCAAGCCCGATGAGCTGCGTCGCCTGCTGGTCGGCGGCCACACCTCGATCCCGCTGGACCTGACCCTGATCCCGCTGCGCTCCACCAGCGAGCAGAGCCTGAAGACCTTCCGCGCGCTGTTCATCAACCTGCTGCACATGCGCGAGATCACCGCGGCCAAGCTCAAGCAGCTGTTCCTCGACGCCTTCGAGCACAGCCTGCGCTCGGGCAGCGTCGACTACATCGCCGCCTGCGAAGAAGCCTTCCGCGACGTGCGCCGCATGGAGCAGGACTACAACTCCCTGGTCGCCGCCGGCCCCCTGGTCGAGGCCCTAGCCAACGGCGTGACCCAGCGCGACATCCTGCGTGGCAAGCTGCATCGCCTGTCGCCGCTGCTCGACTCGCTGCTGGGCACCTGGCAGGACTACGCCAGCGCCCGCAAGGAAGAGCTGGTGATCCAGGCCGAGCACTACAAGAACGAACAGGACAGCCTGCAGAACGACCAGCGTGGCGGCACCCAGGAGCTGATGCGCCTGGAGCGCGAAATCACCGGCATCCAGCGCTGGCTCGGCGAGCTGTCGGTGCTCAAGCACCGCTTCGCCCTGGTCGATGACGTCAAGGTGCTGGAGCAGCAACTGCTGGCCGCCAAGGACGCCCACGACGAACTGGCCGGCGCGCTGGCCCAGTCCCGCCAGTTCAGCGCCGAAGACCTCGAAGAGCGTCTGCGCGACCTGGAAAAACGCCTCAAGTCGGTCAAGCAGCAGCTCGACCACGCCGACAACAACAGCTACGCCCGTCTGCGCGAAGAGTTCTCCCAGCAGGATGTCGAGCGCCTGATGCGCCTGTTCAATGGCGCGCTGTTCAGTCTGCCGCTGGGTGAGCGCGGCATCGAGCTGGACGACAGCGACCTGTGGGTCAAATCCCTGGAAGCAGTGCTCGACGGCTTCAAGGGCGAGCGCTTTGAAGTCCCCGGCCTGTCGATCGACCTCTCGCACATCGAGCCGCCGGCCCTGCAAGCCCTGGCCGACCGCGCCGCCCTGCGCGACCAGAAGGAGCGCCTGGAAAAAGAGCTCAAGCAGCTCAAGACCCAGCAGGCGGTAGCCGCCGACCGCGCGGCGAGCAAAACCCAGACCGAAACCCTGTACCAGCAGGTACTGGACGCGCAAAAGGCCCTGGAAGACTTCCGCCGCACCCAGACGCTGTCTGCCGAGGAAGGCGACAAGCTCGAGCAGCTGGCGCAGATGGAAGCCGCCCAGGACGAGCTCAAGCGCTCCAGCGATGCGTTCACCGAACGGGTCCAGCAGCTGTCGGCCAAACTGCAATTGGTCGGCCGCCAGATCGCCGACATGGAAGCCAAGCAGCGCACCCTCGACGACGCCTTGCGCCGCCGCCAGCTACTGCCGGCCGACCTGCCGTTCGGTACGCCGTTCATGGAGTCGGTGGACGACTCCATGGACAACCTGCTGCCACTGCTCAACGACTATCAGGACAGCTGGCAGAGCCTGCTGCGGGTCGATGGCCAGATCGAGGCGCTGTACGCCCAGGTACGCCTCAAGGGCGTGGCCAAGTTCGACAGCGAAGACGACATGGAGCGCCGCCTGCAACTGCTGATCAACGCCTACGCGCACCGCACCGACGAAGCCCTGACCCTGGGCAAGGCGCGCCGCGCGGCGGTCACCGACATCGCCCGAACCCTGCGCAACATCCGCAGCGACTATGACAGCCTCGAGCACCAGCTGGCGCTGTTCAACCGCGAGATCAACAAACGCCAGGTGTCCAACCTCGAAAGCTTCCGCATCGTGCTGGCACCGAACAAGGAAGCGCTCAAGCACATCGACCAGATCATCCACAGCGCCGGTCAGTACGAAGAAGGCGAGACCCTGTCGGTGTTCGACCTGAGCGCCAGTGCCGAGCAGGACAACAAGAACGAGGAAGCCAAGGAGTACCTGGCCCGCCTGGTAGCGTCCAACCACAACCAGCTGGGCCTCAAGGACCTGTTTGAACTGGCCTTCGAGATCACCAAGGTCAATGGTCAGCCGGTGATCCACACCGACATCGACGGTGCGGCGTCCAACGGCACCACCATGACCATCAAGGCGCTGACCAACATGTACCTGTTGCTGCACCTGATGGACCGCGACCTGGCCGGCCGCGTGCGTCTGCCGTACTACCTGGACGAGGCCGCGGACATCGACGAACGCAACCAGGCTGCCTTGCTGGAAACCAGCTTGCAGCTGGGCTTCGTACCGATTCTGGCGAGCGTGAAGCCGCAGGTTTCAGCGCATGTCGCCATCGACCTGGAAGGCGGCAGCGGGCCGAACGGGATCTACATCGACGAAGCAGACTGGAAGTTCATCAGCCGGCTGGATGAAGTGAAGGCGGTTGTGCGCGAGGAAGAGGAAGAGGCTTCGGTCTGA
- a CDS encoding polyprenyl synthetase family protein, whose translation MQPQAFYRAVADDFSAVDEIIKKQLTSRVPLVSKIGDYITSAGGKRLRPLLVLLCGKALGREGDDLRLLAATIEFLHTATLLHDDVVDMSGMRRGRSTANALWGNAPSVLVGDFLYSRSFEMMVELGSMPVMQILSKATRVIAEGEVLQLSKVRDASTTEEVYMDVIRGKTAMLFEASTHSAAALAQATAEQSEALRTFGDHLGVAFQLVDDLLDYKGDAQTLGKNVGDDLAEGKPTLPLIYTMREGTAEQAALVRQAIQKGGIEDLESIRAAVEASGSLDYTAQLARDYVARAIACLDVLPASEYRDALVELSEFAVARTH comes from the coding sequence ATGCAACCCCAAGCTTTCTACCGCGCGGTAGCGGACGACTTCAGCGCCGTTGACGAGATTATCAAGAAACAGCTGACTTCGCGTGTACCGCTGGTATCGAAAATCGGCGACTACATTACTTCGGCCGGCGGCAAGCGCCTGCGTCCTCTGCTGGTGCTGCTGTGCGGCAAGGCACTGGGCCGCGAAGGCGACGACCTGCGCCTGCTGGCCGCCACCATCGAGTTCCTGCACACCGCCACCCTGCTGCACGACGACGTGGTCGACATGTCGGGCATGCGCCGTGGTCGCTCCACCGCCAATGCCCTGTGGGGCAATGCGCCGAGCGTACTGGTCGGTGATTTCCTTTATTCGCGCTCGTTCGAGATGATGGTCGAACTGGGCTCGATGCCGGTCATGCAGATCCTCTCCAAGGCCACCCGGGTCATCGCCGAAGGCGAAGTCCTGCAGCTGTCCAAGGTCCGCGACGCCAGCACCACCGAAGAAGTCTACATGGACGTCATCCGTGGCAAGACCGCGATGCTGTTCGAGGCCTCGACCCACAGCGCCGCGGCCCTGGCCCAGGCCACCGCCGAGCAGAGCGAAGCCCTGCGCACCTTCGGCGATCACCTTGGCGTGGCGTTCCAATTGGTCGACGACCTGCTCGACTACAAGGGCGATGCACAGACCCTGGGCAAGAACGTCGGTGACGACCTGGCCGAGGGCAAGCCAACCCTGCCGCTGATCTACACCATGCGCGAAGGCACTGCCGAACAGGCCGCACTGGTTCGCCAGGCGATCCAGAAAGGCGGTATCGAGGACCTGGAAAGCATCCGCGCTGCGGTCGAAGCCTCCGGTTCCCTCGACTACACCGCACAACTGGCCCGTGACTACGTGGCCCGCGCCATCGCCTGCCTGGATGTACTGCCAGCCAGCGAATACCGCGACGCCCTGGTGGAACTGAGCGAATTCGCTGTCGCCCGTACCCACTGA
- the rpmA gene encoding 50S ribosomal protein L27: MAHKKAGGSTRNGRDSEAKRLGVKMYGGQAIIPGNIIVRQRGTQFHAGYGVGMGKDHTLFAKIAGKIKFEVKGAFGRRYVSVVAE; this comes from the coding sequence ATGGCACACAAAAAAGCTGGTGGTAGTACCCGTAACGGTCGCGACTCAGAAGCCAAACGCCTTGGCGTGAAGATGTATGGCGGCCAGGCTATCATTCCTGGCAACATCATCGTCCGTCAGCGCGGCACCCAATTCCACGCTGGCTACGGCGTTGGCATGGGCAAGGATCACACCCTGTTCGCCAAGATCGCGGGTAAGATCAAGTTTGAAGTAAAAGGCGCCTTCGGTCGTCGTTACGTGAGCGTTGTCGCCGAGTAA
- a CDS encoding CreA family protein, which yields MFKGIVAAALLALPAVAAAEEIGQVSTVFKFVGPNDRIVVEAFDDPKVEGVTCYLSRAKTGGVKGGLGLAEDRAEASIACRQVGPIRFKEQLKDGDEVFKERTSLVFKTMQVVRFLDKKRNTLVYLVYSDRLIEGSPQNAVTAIPILPWPQQ from the coding sequence GTGTTCAAAGGGATAGTTGCAGCGGCGTTGCTGGCATTGCCGGCAGTGGCGGCGGCCGAAGAAATCGGTCAGGTATCGACCGTGTTCAAATTCGTCGGGCCGAACGATCGCATCGTCGTCGAGGCTTTCGACGACCCGAAAGTCGAGGGTGTGACCTGCTACCTGTCCCGTGCCAAGACGGGCGGTGTGAAGGGCGGCCTGGGCCTGGCCGAGGACCGTGCCGAAGCCTCCATTGCCTGTCGCCAGGTAGGGCCGATTCGCTTCAAGGAGCAGCTCAAGGACGGTGACGAGGTGTTCAAGGAGCGCACCTCGCTGGTGTTCAAGACCATGCAGGTGGTGCGCTTCCTGGACAAGAAGCGCAATACCCTGGTCTACCTGGTGTACTCGGACCGGCTGATCGAAGGTAGCCCGCAGAACGCGGTGACGGCGATTCCGATCTTGCCCTGGCCCCAGCAGTAA